GCGAAAGATGACGCCGCAGTCCTCGCACTTCACGCGGTAGTGAATGCCGCTCAGCGTTTCGCCCATCGACGCGCCGGAAATGTGGACGGGAAACAGCAATCCTTCGAGACACCAAATGCGGGCCGCGACGAAGGCCACGAGCACGACGACGATGGCAGCAATCGCCTGCCGAGTGCGGCGCAATCGCTGCTCTTCGAAATCGACGCGCTCGCCGGTCAAGCTGAGCGCGGAAGCTTGCGAGACAATGCTGTTGCCGATTTGAGCGGACGTGGCCATGCGTCAATTATAGCCGGCCCGCGAGATTGCGAGGGGCGGGGCCAAAGATGACAGGCCGGAGGCCTATCCCACTTAGTCTGCTAGCGGGCAGTGGGCCAGCGCTTCGTAGGTGGGACCACTGCGGCCGAGAAAGCTGGCGAAAATGATCGCCTCTTCGACGACGGACAGATCGGCGTCGAACTGCGCGAGTTCGCCGAGCTTGGTCGCAATTGCCGCCATCCCTTCCGGCGTGCCACCTTTCACACGGCCAATCGTCAAGTGAGGTGTGAAGCCCCGCTGTTCTTTGGCAAAGCCCAATTGGTTGCTGAGCGCGGTATCGATGGCCGCTTGCAGTTCGCGCAACTCGTCATTTCCTTGCTCAAGGCCAATCCACAGCGTGCGGGCCTCGGCAGAACTGGGAAAGCCACCCAGTCCACGGCAGATGATTTCGAACGGCTCGACCTCAGCAGTCGCTTGAGCAACCACTTTGCAGATGTCGGGAATTTCGCTATCTGCCACGTTCCCCAAAAACTTGAGGGTGAGGTGCATTTGCGTCGGCTGCACCCAGTTCACGTCGACGCCCTCCGTCTTGAGTTTTTCAATCAGCTGCTTCGCGCGTTTGGTCACGCTGCTGGCGAGTTCGACGGCGATGAAGGAACGGATGCGTTGCATGGGGGAGCAGGGTGGAAGGGATAAAGGGTCGAAGAGAGGAAAGAGATGGTTGATTCTACCAAAAACTCTCTCCGTCTTTGCTCTTCATCACTTTATCCCTTTGTCGCTTCATCCCTCACGCTCGCCCCATCCTCGCCACGGCGTCGCGATTCAACTTGATGCCGAGGCCAGGGCCGGTGGGGACGGGGAGCATGCCATCGGCGTCGAGCTTAAAGGGTGTTTCGAGAATGTCTTCGATGTAAGGGACACCCGTTTGATATTCGACCCAACGCGCAACCGGCATCGCCGCGGAGAGCGCCAGGTCGGCAGCGACACCGATGGCCGTGTTCCAGCCATGGGGCACCAGCAGCACGCCCTGATCGTAGGCCAGCCATGCGAGCTTGCGACCTTCGCTCAGGCCGCCGCACTTGGTCAAGTCAGGCTGAATGATGTCGACAGCCCGCTTGAGCAAAAACGGTTGAAAGGCTTGCCGGCGGGAAAGGACTTCGCCGGTCGCGATCAGGACCGGCGACGTAGCCTGCAACTGCGCGAACCCTTCGACATCGTCGGGCTTGAGAGCTTCTTCAAACCAGGTGATGCCGTAATCGCCAAGCATCTTGGCCGTTTCACGGGCCCAACTCACGCTATGCGGCCAGAACTGCTCGCTGCCGCCGGCATCGACCATTAATTCCACTTCTTCGCCGACGGTTTCGCGGGCGGTTCGAATCAGCAATTCATCAAGCTGCCTGCTGACGCGACCGAAGGGTCGCCAACCCATCTTGATGGCGCGGAAGCCACGCTCTTTTTGCACAAGGAGCGCATCGCGCAGCTGCTCGGGTTGATCGAACAGGATCGACGCATAAGGCTTGATTCGGTCTCGGTAATTGCCCCCCAGCAGCTTCGACACAGGTTGACCGAGGGCTTGCCCCCACAGATCCCACAGGGCGATATCGATGCCGCTGATGGCGTGTTCGACGCTGCCGCCGCGCCCGAGCCAGAACATACTTTGCCGCAGCTTCTCGCTGACGCGATCGGGCTCGTCGGCCGCTTCGCCAATCAAATGGGGCGAGAGCAATTGCAGCGCGCCTTCGACGAGAGCCCGCGTGGTGTAGCAACTGCCCAGACCGGTGATGCCTTCGTCGCTGATGACTTCAATCAACGTGTTGTACTGCACGTTGGGGTCGGTACCGCCCGGCCAGCCGTGATCGTGCGTGGCTCCGCCGAGCGGAATGGTTTTGACTGCGGCGATTTTCATATAGCCATTCTCCGTGCGATTTGAGTCCTATCAGTGAGCCGGAAGCGTCAGCGCCCGGAGGGTATGCCGAAACAACCTGCGATAAGCTCCGGGCG
Above is a window of Anatilimnocola aggregata DNA encoding:
- the thpR gene encoding RNA 2',3'-cyclic phosphodiesterase, with amino-acid sequence MQRIRSFIAVELASSVTKRAKQLIEKLKTEGVDVNWVQPTQMHLTLKFLGNVADSEIPDICKVVAQATAEVEPFEIICRGLGGFPSSAEARTLWIGLEQGNDELRELQAAIDTALSNQLGFAKEQRGFTPHLTIGRVKGGTPEGMAAIATKLGELAQFDADLSVVEEAIIFASFLGRSGPTYEALAHCPLAD
- a CDS encoding mandelate racemase/muconate lactonizing enzyme family protein is translated as MKIAAVKTIPLGGATHDHGWPGGTDPNVQYNTLIEVISDEGITGLGSCYTTRALVEGALQLLSPHLIGEAADEPDRVSEKLRQSMFWLGRGGSVEHAISGIDIALWDLWGQALGQPVSKLLGGNYRDRIKPYASILFDQPEQLRDALLVQKERGFRAIKMGWRPFGRVSRQLDELLIRTARETVGEEVELMVDAGGSEQFWPHSVSWARETAKMLGDYGITWFEEALKPDDVEGFAQLQATSPVLIATGEVLSRRQAFQPFLLKRAVDIIQPDLTKCGGLSEGRKLAWLAYDQGVLLVPHGWNTAIGVAADLALSAAMPVARWVEYQTGVPYIEDILETPFKLDADGMLPVPTGPGLGIKLNRDAVARMGRA